A portion of the Acidobacteriaceae bacterium genome contains these proteins:
- a CDS encoding ATP-binding protein: MGEHTYASELGSGSLNTRTERQFRLLVGTGLLLANERSLDVIVQAALDAGLQLCGASFGAFFYNQRGDDGESYDLYKVSGVDPKEFAKFPMPRNTPLFAPTFDGTSIIRSDDILQHSSYGKNAPLKGMPPGHLPVRSYLAVPVRSRSGEVFGCMLYGHPEPGIFEQACEDLVATVASQAAVAIDNVRLTDTIRQEIALADEARHQQRQAAQRLQQALEAGAMGTWSWDRATDLVELDERAAALFGVAPFQPISRSELRLQLVHPDDLERTPENMVERLLEGDSYTSEIRILPPEGGIRWIAIAGTGSYDESVAHATGMSGTLQDITARKMQEATLRQTEKLAATGRMAATIAHEINNPLEAVTNLIYLSKTDPEVPVGVQKLLEMADTELARVSQIAQQTLGFYRDTTRPVEFDLGQLVQDSVDLFGRKLLGKKLQCSVDIDKNLRMFGLQGEIKQVFSNLLVNAIDASLINTTICIRGRHVMREGVQGIRIVVSDHGSGIPAEMRHRMFSPFFTTKQSVGTGLGLWVTRGIVEKHGGTIRFRSSTESPSGTVFRVFLPTELSGIDAFSVTQTPLVQ, from the coding sequence ATGGGCGAACATACATATGCTTCCGAGCTTGGGTCTGGCTCTTTGAATACGCGCACGGAAAGGCAGTTTCGCCTGCTTGTTGGCACGGGTCTTCTGCTGGCGAACGAGCGCTCGCTGGACGTCATTGTGCAGGCTGCGCTCGACGCAGGCCTCCAGCTCTGCGGTGCATCGTTTGGTGCTTTTTTCTACAACCAGCGCGGTGACGACGGCGAAAGCTATGACCTTTATAAGGTCTCAGGCGTCGATCCCAAAGAGTTTGCAAAATTTCCAATGCCGCGGAACACGCCACTCTTCGCGCCTACGTTTGACGGCACCTCGATCATCCGCTCCGACGACATCCTCCAGCATTCGAGCTACGGCAAGAACGCCCCGCTCAAGGGGATGCCACCTGGGCACCTGCCTGTCCGCAGCTATCTCGCTGTACCGGTTCGCAGCCGTTCCGGGGAAGTCTTCGGTTGCATGCTCTACGGCCACCCCGAACCCGGCATCTTTGAGCAGGCTTGTGAAGACCTCGTGGCGACGGTCGCCTCGCAGGCTGCCGTCGCAATCGACAACGTTCGGCTTACCGACACCATCCGTCAGGAAATAGCTCTTGCCGATGAGGCGCGTCATCAGCAGCGCCAGGCTGCGCAGCGCCTGCAACAGGCTCTTGAAGCGGGCGCCATGGGAACCTGGTCCTGGGATCGAGCGACAGATCTGGTGGAGCTGGACGAACGGGCTGCCGCGCTCTTTGGAGTCGCACCGTTTCAACCTATATCGCGCAGTGAGCTTCGGCTTCAACTCGTGCATCCCGACGACCTGGAGCGTACGCCGGAAAACATGGTCGAGCGTTTGCTCGAAGGAGATTCATACACCTCCGAAATCCGTATTCTGCCCCCAGAAGGAGGCATTCGCTGGATCGCGATCGCGGGAACAGGCTCATACGACGAAAGCGTGGCCCATGCGACAGGTATGAGCGGAACGTTGCAGGACATCACCGCGCGAAAGATGCAGGAAGCCACCCTCCGGCAGACTGAAAAACTGGCAGCTACAGGGCGTATGGCGGCCACCATCGCGCACGAAATCAACAACCCGCTCGAGGCCGTCACGAACCTTATCTACCTCAGCAAGACCGACCCCGAAGTGCCCGTCGGGGTGCAGAAACTGCTGGAAATGGCGGACACTGAGCTTGCTCGCGTCTCCCAGATCGCGCAGCAGACGCTCGGTTTCTATCGCGACACCACCCGGCCCGTGGAGTTCGACCTCGGCCAGCTCGTGCAGGACTCCGTCGACCTCTTCGGTCGCAAGCTACTCGGCAAAAAGCTGCAATGCTCCGTCGATATCGACAAAAACCTCCGCATGTTTGGCCTTCAGGGAGAGATCAAACAGGTCTTTTCGAACCTGCTGGTCAACGCGATCGACGCTTCGCTGATCAATACCACCATCTGTATCCGCGGACGTCATGTCATGCGCGAAGGCGTGCAGGGCATCCGAATCGTGGTGAGTGATCACGGCTCTGGCATCCCTGCCGAGATGCGGCACCGGATGTTTTCCCCGTTCTTTACGACCAAACAGTCGGTCGGCACCGGGCTGGGGCTTTGGGTCACGCGTGGCATCGTAGAAAAGCACGGCGGAACCATCCGTTTCCGTTCTTCTACTGAGTCGCCCTCAGGTACGGTCTTCCGCGTCTTTTTGCCCACCGAGCTCAGCGGAATCGACGCGTTCAGCGTTACGCAAACTCCCCTCGTGCAATAA